From a region of the Thermosipho melanesiensis BI429 genome:
- a CDS encoding lysylphosphatidylglycerol synthase transmembrane domain-containing protein — protein sequence MKEKNKIVIGIILSILISGVVLFFYSFSLNKNIINSIFFSLNYEKFIVAIILVTLSFVFDGVKHFIVFRILDQKIGIFPSINSCFVTGYFSSVTPFSVGGQPFQIYYLNKKGVDSAYATQVVLLRLFEMISLMFFIDLSYIIFFSHNITGISQNIIFLGLILTFLSSIVILLGIAFPKTIGKLLRVLKKVKILSKIVNFDKIEHWFHKLDIVIKKIFREHKWLIFIDFIMMFILLIFQSYVFYYSIKIFTNINIPFFKFFSIVNIVNAVAFLVPTPGASGSFEIIYTNVFSSFSPNKEAIIKGVLFYRFLSYYLLIIFGTIILLPFAFKKDKV from the coding sequence ATGAAAGAAAAAAATAAAATAGTAATTGGCATTATATTATCTATTCTAATATCCGGTGTTGTATTATTTTTTTACAGTTTTTCTCTGAATAAAAATATCATTAATAGTATTTTTTTCTCTTTAAACTATGAAAAATTCATAGTTGCGATTATTTTAGTAACCTTAAGTTTTGTTTTCGATGGGGTAAAACATTTTATAGTTTTTAGAATTTTAGACCAAAAAATTGGTATTTTTCCATCAATTAACTCCTGTTTTGTCACAGGATATTTTTCTTCTGTCACACCTTTTTCCGTAGGAGGACAACCATTTCAAATTTATTATCTTAACAAAAAAGGCGTTGATTCTGCATATGCAACACAGGTGGTTCTTTTAAGATTATTTGAAATGATTTCGTTAATGTTTTTTATTGATTTAAGCTATATAATCTTTTTTTCACATAATATAACGGGAATTTCTCAAAACATTATTTTTCTTGGCCTAATTTTAACATTTCTTTCATCTATAGTTATTCTCCTTGGAATTGCTTTTCCTAAAACTATTGGAAAGCTTTTACGCGTATTAAAAAAAGTAAAAATTCTATCAAAAATAGTAAATTTTGATAAAATAGAACATTGGTTTCATAAACTAGATATTGTGATAAAAAAAATATTTCGCGAACATAAATGGTTAATTTTTATTGATTTTATAATGATGTTCATACTACTGATATTCCAAAGCTATGTATTCTACTATTCGATTAAAATTTTTACCAACATAAATATACCTTTCTTTAAATTCTTTTCCATTGTAAACATTGTTAATGCAGTTGCCTTTTTAGTACCAACGCCTGGCGCAAGCGGTAGTTTTGAAATAATTTATACCAACGTATTTTCTTCTTTTTCACCAAACAAAGAAGCAATTATAAAAGGTGTGTTGTTTTATAGATTCCTCTCATATTATCTCCTAATAATATTTGGAACGATAATATTACTGCCTTTTGCTTTTAAGAAAGACAAAGTTTAG
- a CDS encoding efflux RND transporter permease subunit, whose translation MIEKLGNFLIKKSLVILITFSILGFLLGLYSIFNLKVNAELTELAPDNIKEFKDLVKFTEEKVVSNTLLIVVELNNKVNINEVALRIKDAFEKTEYISKAEAFDNPENLIKYGIFTVDENSIDNILGYYSAVVNVEPRSVIDFRFWRNLGVAISTVSDFANDFFSRSGIKKYYLISEDKSLMLMNFSMSKPVTDVNFLNDAIPFLKRISKDISDKFGVNILFSGSAMNNYTGNLQVSKDFQITTFVSLIGISLLLLVSYGSTSSMLFMLYSMILAMGTSLGIIVFLFKEVNIVTSFVNAMLLGLGIDYGIHITAKIHENLRIYGKSTQSIVEAIKENFVPSFVSAITTAISLFALALSPSKPLKEMGISSGIGVLIFYIFMNFLIPALYAKFFSRIRIPKREYFSRFLEFVRKFKPITVFVWVVVLVTGFGAYFAVKNFSYTPPGLVPEKSEAMIALSVAEEKFGDFGIGQVVLGAENFEDLKRLKEKVENSKYFSNTFSILSFMDDPSRLKEISPTFYGKINQIVSEPILDIIFKKYGLYNSLIETLSLLQSAKTFEDVIASIEKDMPSLFFYDSDGKRYYLLYAKEKIGLWTNNNLKKIFDEELKGERVFGYPALFYKVMVYLINSTTKAVYFVFMAIVLTLLIDQRSFKRSLQISFLVILSILSTIGIGYFVLKINLTFLNLLIVPIFLGIGVDSMVHLAHSIKHGRESIMKTEKAVTVSVLTTMMAFGSFMLAQGELLKEFGELVGLGLLISWFVSIFVFLNGIDKN comes from the coding sequence GTGATTGAAAAATTAGGGAATTTTTTGATAAAGAAATCTTTGGTTATTTTAATCACGTTTAGTATTTTAGGCTTTTTGTTGGGATTATATAGTATATTCAATCTAAAGGTTAATGCAGAATTAACGGAACTTGCCCCTGATAATATAAAGGAGTTTAAGGATTTAGTTAAATTTACCGAGGAAAAGGTTGTCTCAAATACGTTATTAATAGTAGTTGAACTTAATAATAAGGTGAACATCAATGAAGTTGCATTAAGAATAAAAGATGCGTTTGAAAAGACGGAATATATATCAAAAGCAGAAGCATTTGATAATCCGGAAAATTTAATAAAGTATGGGATATTTACAGTTGACGAGAATAGTATAGATAATATTTTGGGATATTACAGTGCTGTTGTAAATGTAGAACCTCGTTCAGTTATTGATTTTAGGTTTTGGAGAAATTTAGGAGTTGCAATTTCAACTGTTTCAGACTTTGCAAATGATTTTTTTTCAAGAAGTGGTATAAAAAAATACTATCTTATATCTGAAGATAAAAGTTTAATGTTAATGAATTTTTCAATGAGCAAACCTGTAACAGATGTGAACTTTTTAAATGATGCCATACCATTTTTAAAGAGAATTTCCAAAGATATCTCAGATAAATTTGGAGTTAATATATTATTTAGTGGTTCTGCCATGAATAATTACACTGGAAATTTACAGGTTTCAAAGGATTTTCAAATTACTACTTTTGTTTCTCTAATTGGAATATCTTTGTTACTTCTGGTTTCATACGGAAGTACTAGTTCGATGCTATTTATGTTGTATTCAATGATTCTTGCAATGGGTACAAGTTTAGGAATTATAGTTTTTCTGTTTAAAGAGGTAAATATTGTAACTTCTTTTGTCAATGCAATGTTATTGGGACTTGGTATAGACTATGGGATCCATATTACTGCAAAAATCCATGAAAATTTAAGAATTTATGGGAAATCAACACAAAGTATAGTAGAAGCGATAAAAGAAAATTTTGTGCCTTCATTTGTTTCAGCAATTACAACGGCAATTTCTTTATTTGCACTTGCTTTGAGTCCTTCTAAACCCTTAAAAGAAATGGGAATTTCTTCGGGGATTGGTGTTTTAATATTCTACATTTTTATGAATTTTTTAATTCCTGCATTATATGCAAAGTTCTTTTCGAGAATTAGAATACCAAAAAGAGAATATTTCTCGAGATTTTTAGAATTTGTCAGAAAATTTAAACCAATAACTGTTTTTGTTTGGGTTGTAGTTTTAGTAACAGGTTTTGGCGCGTATTTTGCAGTTAAGAATTTTTCATATACACCTCCTGGACTTGTTCCAGAAAAATCAGAAGCAATGATTGCATTAAGTGTTGCAGAGGAAAAATTTGGAGATTTTGGAATAGGACAAGTTGTGCTTGGAGCTGAAAACTTTGAGGATTTAAAACGTTTAAAGGAGAAGGTAGAAAATTCAAAATATTTTTCAAATACTTTTTCGATTTTATCTTTTATGGATGATCCATCAAGATTAAAAGAAATATCTCCTACATTTTACGGGAAAATTAATCAAATAGTTAGTGAACCGATTTTGGATATAATATTTAAAAAATATGGGTTGTATAACAGTTTAATAGAAACTTTGAGCTTGTTACAATCTGCCAAAACATTTGAAGATGTTATAGCTAGTATAGAAAAGGATATGCCATCTTTATTTTTTTACGATTCAGATGGGAAAAGGTATTATTTATTGTATGCTAAGGAAAAAATAGGGTTATGGACTAACAATAATCTAAAAAAGATATTTGATGAGGAATTAAAGGGGGAAAGAGTATTTGGGTATCCTGCACTTTTTTACAAAGTAATGGTATACCTTATTAATTCAACAACAAAAGCCGTTTATTTTGTGTTTATGGCAATTGTATTGACTTTATTAATTGATCAGAGAAGTTTTAAAAGATCTTTGCAAATATCTTTTTTAGTCATTTTATCTATATTGTCTACAATAGGAATAGGTTATTTTGTATTAAAGATAAATTTAACCTTTTTGAATTTACTAATTGTACCAATTTTTTTGGGAATAGGTGTTGATAGTATGGTGCATTTAGCACATAGTATAAAGCACGGAAGAGAAAGTATAATGAAAACTGAAAAAGCAGTGACTGTATCAGTTTTGACAACAATGATGGCTTTTGGGAGTTTTATGTTAGCTCAAGGTGAGTTATTAAAGGAATTTGGCGAGCTTGTAGGGTTAGGTTTATTAATTTCATGGTTTGTAAGTATTTTTGTATTTTTAAATGGTATTGATAAAAACTAA
- a CDS encoding S41 family peptidase, whose amino-acid sequence MNKKNYIITSFILFGVFLTSIFLSGATEKTFQEHLTPLAETLYYILNYYYDMDNVDVNKVIDYGIDGLIKGLGDDFSYYYNVELFKEREIENKGEYGGLGIEVTYDPDARAIKIISPMYGTPAWKAGLKAGDLIISIDGTPVKDISYLDAVNMMRGEPGTIVKLTVLRNDEILEFKIKREIIKITPVKYGFVETEMGRIGYVRLTQFNQPSSKKLEEALQKIYDKGVTALIFDLRDNPGGYLDSAIDVASMFLESGKLIVTVEPRVGQVERYVSKGNNFQNVPVVILVNGGSASASEIVTGALKENNRAVIIGERTFGKGSVQQGFPLSNGGMVYITIAHYKTPSGNDIHKVGIEPNIFVTGDATKVEHERVVVDYTKEFTEVDTNDPYIKRALEYLLEGK is encoded by the coding sequence ATGAATAAGAAAAACTACATTATTACGTCTTTTATTTTGTTTGGAGTTTTTTTGACATCTATATTTTTAAGTGGAGCAACTGAGAAAACGTTTCAGGAGCATCTAACACCACTTGCGGAAACTCTTTACTATATCTTAAACTATTATTACGATATGGATAATGTAGATGTAAATAAAGTAATAGATTATGGTATTGACGGTTTGATAAAAGGGTTAGGAGATGATTTTAGTTATTACTATAACGTTGAGTTGTTTAAGGAAAGGGAAATTGAAAATAAAGGTGAATATGGTGGACTTGGTATAGAAGTTACGTATGATCCAGATGCAAGGGCGATCAAGATTATTAGCCCAATGTATGGAACACCTGCATGGAAGGCTGGACTAAAGGCGGGGGATTTAATAATAAGTATTGATGGGACACCTGTAAAGGATATTTCATACCTTGATGCAGTGAATATGATGAGAGGAGAGCCTGGTACAATCGTAAAACTTACCGTGTTGAGAAATGATGAAATCTTAGAATTTAAAATTAAAAGGGAAATAATCAAAATTACACCTGTAAAATATGGATTTGTTGAAACAGAAATGGGTAGAATAGGTTATGTTAGACTTACCCAGTTTAATCAACCATCTTCCAAAAAGTTGGAAGAAGCGTTACAAAAGATATATGATAAAGGGGTAACTGCGTTGATTTTTGATTTAAGGGATAATCCTGGTGGTTATTTAGATAGTGCTATAGATGTTGCAAGTATGTTTTTGGAAAGTGGAAAGTTAATAGTAACAGTTGAACCTAGAGTTGGTCAGGTGGAGCGGTATGTGAGTAAAGGAAATAATTTTCAAAATGTTCCTGTGGTTATTTTGGTAAATGGTGGTTCTGCATCTGCTTCTGAGATTGTCACGGGTGCACTCAAAGAGAACAACAGAGCGGTTATTATAGGTGAGAGGACATTTGGAAAAGGCTCAGTACAACAAGGATTTCCATTGAGTAATGGTGGAATGGTTTACATTACAATAGCACATTACAAAACACCAAGTGGAAATGATATACATAAAGTTGGTATTGAACCAAATATTTTTGTGACTGGTGATGCAACCAAAGTAGAGCACGAACGAGTAGTGGTTGATTATACAAAAGAATTTACGGAAGTTGATACAAACGATCCATATATAAAGAGAGCTTTAGAATATTTGCTTGAGGGAAAATGA
- a CDS encoding tRNA (adenine-N1)-methyltransferase — MIREGDKVLLYGEDGSKIIITVEKGKKKGTHLGHVNMDDLIGKEYGDLIFFGKKQRAFYILPPTFIDLIFNMKRRTQIIYPKDASYILFKLDVKPGSEVIDTGVGSGAMCGAFARVVGKEGKVYGYERREDFYNLAKKNLENWGLNDFVELKLRDISQGFDETNVDALLLDVPDPDNYIEKCWQALKGGGKIGIICPTTNQVQQVLEKLYDYPFIDVEVWENLMRRFKPNPERLRPFDRMVAHTTYLVFATKVLRKIGGVSDE, encoded by the coding sequence TTGATCAGAGAGGGAGATAAAGTTTTACTTTATGGAGAAGATGGAAGTAAGATAATCATTACTGTTGAAAAGGGCAAAAAGAAAGGAACGCATTTGGGGCATGTGAATATGGATGATTTAATTGGGAAAGAGTATGGGGATTTGATTTTCTTTGGAAAGAAGCAGAGGGCGTTTTATATTTTACCACCGACGTTTATTGACTTGATATTTAATATGAAAAGGAGAACCCAAATAATTTATCCAAAGGATGCATCATATATTTTGTTTAAACTTGATGTAAAACCTGGAAGCGAGGTTATTGATACTGGTGTGGGTAGTGGTGCAATGTGTGGGGCGTTTGCAAGAGTTGTGGGAAAAGAAGGTAAAGTTTATGGTTATGAGAGAAGGGAAGATTTTTATAATCTTGCAAAGAAAAACTTGGAAAATTGGGGATTAAATGATTTTGTAGAATTGAAACTAAGGGATATCTCTCAAGGATTTGACGAAACGAATGTGGATGCATTACTTTTAGATGTACCTGATCCCGATAATTACATTGAGAAATGTTGGCAAGCGTTAAAGGGTGGAGGAAAGATAGGAATTATTTGTCCTACTACCAATCAAGTACAGCAAGTTTTAGAAAAACTGTACGATTATCCGTTTATAGATGTTGAGGTATGGGAAAATTTAATGCGACGGTTTAAACCAAATCCGGAAAGACTAAGACCATTTGATAGAATGGTAGCACATACTACATATCTGGTTTTTGCGACAAAGGTTTTGAGAAAAATAGGAGGTGTTTCTGATGAATAA